A portion of the Croceicoccus marinus genome contains these proteins:
- a CDS encoding MerR family DNA-binding protein, with the protein MLRFRELLDLADDKSRSCAAVGALARTDLAEVERKIDLLALHGELDRMLATCDQGTVSDCRVIETLAKDAIQ; encoded by the coding sequence ATGCTCCGGTTTCGCGAACTGCTCGACCTGGCCGACGACAAGTCACGATCCTGCGCGGCCGTCGGTGCGCTTGCGCGCACTGATCTCGCCGAAGTCGAACGGAAGATCGATCTCCTTGCGCTCCACGGGGAACTCGACCGAATGCTTGCGACCTGCGACCAGGGCACCGTCAGCGACTGCCGGGTTATCGAGACGCTCGCAAAAGACGCGATCCAGTGA